One Lycium barbarum isolate Lr01 chromosome 5, ASM1917538v2, whole genome shotgun sequence genomic window carries:
- the LOC132641104 gene encoding uncharacterized protein LOC132641104, translating into MDQLQPQQPAQVYPNNPNNFPNQPNNIPMTQSSSSHNSNGSFVSVFVVLAIVLVISLIACVVGRLCSKKSHGPKVQKSQGHPQKQKEGKKNKHNEFHNKREGGDIEFGFDKRIASSKVAAAHGDHYKGSKPFKNSGGKGGVRFSDNHIDFKLGP; encoded by the coding sequence ATGGATCAATTGCAACCACAACAACCGGCTCAAGTTTATCCTAATAATCCAAACAATTTCCCTAATCAACCAAACAATATCCCAATGACTCAATCCTCTTCTTCTCATAATTCAAATGGTTCATTTGTGAGTGTTTTTGTTGTCCTGGCTATAGTTTTGGTCATATCTCTTATTGCTTGTGTTGTGGGACGCCTATGCAGCAAGAAAAGTCATGGTCCTAAGGTGCAGAAAAGTCAAGGTCACCCACAAAAACAAAAGGAGGGAAAGAAGAATAAGCACAATGAGTTTCATAATAAAAGAGAAGGAGGGGATATAGAATTTGGATTTGATAAAAGAATTGCAAGTTCTAAAGTGGCTGCTGCACATGGAGATCATTATAAGGGGTCTAAGCCTTTTAAGAATAGTGGAGGTAAAGGGGGAGTCAGATTTTCTGATAATCATATTGATTTCAAGCTTGGTCCATGA